GTGCCGGTGATGGTCAGATCCTGGCCGCTCTCCTGGCTGTTAATGATGTCATCGCCCGCAATGGCGTTTAACGTCAGTTGCGGCTGCGAGCCCGGCTGGGCCGTAAAGGTGACCGGATACTGGACAAACGCCTGGTTGCCCGAGGCGTCGGTCACCGTGACGCCGATAATCTGCTGCCCGTCGGCGACCTGCGCCAGCGCCGTAGTCGGTACGGTGACCGTCCAGGTGCCTTCCGGCTGGACATCGCCCGTGTAGGTCTGCCCGTTCAGGGTGACGGTCACGGTCTGGCCCGGCTCCACGCGCGTGGTGGTGCCGGTGATTTGCAGCGGCGACTGCGCCTCCGCGGCGTTGATAAAGTTATCGGTCGCCACGGTATTGACCGCCACCAGCGGCGCGTTCGCCGGCGAGGCATCCAGCGTCAGCGAGACTCTTTCGCTCGTGGTATTGCCCGCCGCATCGCTGACGGTGGCGATGACACTGACCGGGCCATCCGGCAGCGTGGCGAGCGCGCCCGCAGGCAGCGTCACGCTCCAGGTGCCGTCGCTCTGCACCAGCGCGCTGTAGCTCTGCCCGCCTATCTGTACCAGTACCGTTTGCGGATTCTGCGGATCGAATGGCGTCGCGCTGCCGCTGATGGTGAGCGGCTGCGCCGCTTCCGTGGCGTTGACGATCCTGTCGGCGGTAATGTCATTGACGGTCAGTACCGGCGCGGTGAGATCGACCGTTACCGTGCTTTGCGAGGTGTTCTGGTTGCCCGCGGCGTCGGTCGCGGTGACGACCAGCGGCGTACTGCCCTCCGTCAGCCCTTGCAGCGCCGCAGGCGGCAGCGTGACGGACCAGTTGCCGCCGCTGTCCACGACCGCGTTATAGGTCTCGCCGCCAAACTGGACGGTGACGGTTTGCCCCGCGCCGCTCACGCCGGTTGAGCCGCTCAGCGCGCCGCCTGCGCTCACTTCAGCGGCGCTGATGATGCCGTCGGTAAACGGCGTGTTCAGCGTCACTTCCGGCAGAACGGTGGTGATAATGGTAAAGCTCTGGCTACCGGAGATAACGGCGCCGTTTTCATCGGCGCCCGATACGGTCAGCGTCGCTTTGCCGTCGCTGATAGCCAGCGCGTCGGCGCGCGGTACGGTGACGCTCCAGCTGCCGTCGGCGCCGGTGGTGGCGGTGTACTGTTTGCCGTTAAGCGTAATGGTGAGCGTGGTTTGCGGCGCGAAATTCACGCTGCTGCCGCTCAGCACCAGACCGCCCGCGACGTCGTCAAGCGAGACGCGGTTATCGCCGGTTACCGGCGCGACCGTCAGCGCGCTGATATCAGTGTCGACGCTAAAGCCGCGATCGAGACTGACGCTGTTGCCCGCCGCATCGCTCACCGCCGCCGTCACGGTGTAAGTGCCGTTGGCGAGGCCCGTTAAGGCGTCGGCTGGCAGATTTACCTCCCAGCGGCCAGCGGAATCCACTACCCCGGTGAAGGTGTCATCGCCAAGCGTAATGGTCACGGTCTGGCCGGCGGTGACGTTGGTGGCGGTACCGCTGAGCGTCACGCCGCTGGCGCGTTCGCCGGCGTCAATCACGCCGTCGCCGCCCACCGGATCGATGGTCAGCAGCGGCGCGCGGGCCGGATCGACAGCGACGGTAATCGGGCGCGTGGCGGTTGAGGTGTTGCCCGCCGCATCGGTCGCCGTCACGCTAAACTGCGCCTGGCCGTTCGGCAGCGCCTGGAGATCCGCCGCCGGGATATTCACCGACCATTCGCCGTTCGCGCCGGTCACCGTGGTGTTATAGGTTTTGCCGTTCAGGGTGACAACAATAGCGTCGCCCTGCGCCGCGCCCGCGGCGACGCCGGAGAACGGCTGCGCCTGGCTTGCTTCGGTGATATTGATAGCGTCATCCTGCGTGAACGGGTTAAGCGTCAGCGTCGGCGCCTGGACATCGACAGTAAAATCGGTGGTGGTGGTCTGGCTGTTGCCCGCCGCGTCGCGCACGACGATTTGCAGCGGCACCGGGGAGTCATTGCCGGTCAGCGAATCCAGCGCGCCGGACGGCAGCGTGACCGACCAGTTGCCGTTCACGTCCACGGTGCCCTGATACGCCTGACCGTTGAGGGTAACCGTCACCGCCTGGCCCGCGCCCGTCACGCCGGTAGACCCCGTCAGCACCTGATCCACACCCGCTTCGGCCTGGCTTAAGGTGCCGTCGGTAAACAGCGGGTCGATGCTGGTATCCGGCAGGTTGTTGATGATGACAGTAAGCGTATGGCTGTCGCTGACGCCGCCCTGCTGCGCGGTAGCGGTCACTTCATAAGCGCCATCCGCCAGCCCCTGCAAAGCCGCCGCCGGTACGGTGGTCTGCCAGTTTCCGTTGGCGTCGACCGTCGCGGTGTAGGTGGTGCCGTTGAGCGTGACGGTGATGTCGGTATTGGCCGGGAGCCCGGCGCTGGTGCCGCGAATAGTTAACGGCGAATCCGCTTCGGTGCGGTTAATAAAATCATCGTCGGCAATAATACTGATGGCGACGCCGGAGGCCGCGGTATCGACCGTGATCGGCGCCGGTATCGTCGTCGTCTGGTTCCAGGTATCGGTGACGCTCACCTGAATGACGTTATCGCCATTCGCCAGGCCCTGAAGCACAACCGCAGGCACATCCACGCGCCAGTTGCCCGCCGCGTCCACCGTCGCCGTGGTGCTCCACGCGCCGATAGCCACCGTCACCACGCTGCCCGGCTCCGCGTTGGTCACGCTGCCCTGCAACGGTTGCGCGGTTTTGATCTCCGCCGCATCCAGCGCGTTATCGCCGGTGAACGGCGCGACGGTGACCGACGGCTGCGCGGTTTTCACATTCAGCGTATCCGTCACCTGCACCGAGTTGCCCGCCGCGTCGGTGGTGGTGACCACAATCGGGTTGGCGCCCGGCGCAAGATTACCGAGGTCGGCGGCCGGCAGCGTGATTTGCCAGTTGCCGTCGCTGCCGGTGGTGGTGGTGTATGTCTGGCCGTTGAGCGTAACGGTGACCGTTTGCCCCGCTTCGGAGGTGTTGCCGGAGAGCACCTGATCGGTGGTCAGCTCCTGGGCGTTGAGTTTGCCGTCATCGGTGATGGCATAGAGCGACAGCGTCGGCGGCGTGGTATCGACCGTCACGCTCGCATTGCTGCTGGCGCTGTTGCCCGCGCCATCCGTGACCGTGACGACGATGGGTGTCTGCCCCGGCGGCAACGTTTGCAGCTGCGAAGCCGGAATAGTCACGCTCCAGCCGCCGTCGGCGCCTGCCGTGGTGGTGAAGGTCTGGCTGCCGAGCTGCACGGTGACCGTCTGGCCGCTGCCGCTTACGCCCGTGTTTCCGGAAAGCGTCTGGTTCTGCTGGAGATCCGCCGCGCTCAGCGCGCCGTCGCCGAACGGCGTGACGATGGTGGGCTCAGGCAGATCGTTAATCGCGACGTTAATCACGCGGTCCGCCGTGGCGGTGGTCTGCCCGGACGTGACGGTCGCCGTCACGGTACGCGGGCCATCCGGCAGCGTCGCCAGATCCGCGGCCGGGATCACCACGCTCCAGTTGCCGGCGCTGTCCAGCACGGCGGTGTAGGTTTTATCGTTAAAAGCCACCGTTACCTGCGCGCCCGGCCCGGTAACCGTCGTGAAGCCGCGAATTTCCAGCGGCTGGGTGGCTTCCGCCGCGTTGAGATAATCATCGGTCGAGAGAATGGCGATAGCGACAGACGGGACGGTGCGATCCACCGGGATAGCATCGGTGACGGTGATCGGCGCGCCGTTGCCGTTGGGCACGCTGACGGTAAGCGTCGCGCTGCCATTGGCCAGCGCCTGGAGATCGCCGCTCGGGATAGTCACCTGCCAGGTGCCATCGCCGCCGACGGTGGCGAAATAGTTCTGGCCATTGAGCGTCACCGTGACGACCGTGCCCGCCGCGATATTTTGCGTGGAGCCGCTCAGTACCTGATCGTTCGCCAGCTCCGCGCCGTTCAGCGCGTTATCCGCCGTGAGCGGATCCACCGTCAGTACCGGCTGGTCAAAGTTGACGGTGAAGCGCGTCTCGCTGGTGGTGGTGTTGCCCGCGAGATCGGTGATGCTCACGCTGAGCACATACTGCTGGCCATCCTGTAACGCCAGAAGATCCGTGGACGGAATGGCGGCCTGCCAGCTGCCGTCCGCGCCGACCGTGGCGGTGTACGTTTTCCCGTTCAGCGTGACGGTGACCGTCTGCCCCTCTTCCGCGATGCCGGTCGAGCCGCGCAGGATCTGGGTAGTCCCGGCCTGTTCGCCGCTCAGTACGTCGCCCGTAAACGGGACCAGTTGTAAAGCGGGAGCGACGGTATCGACGTTGATATCCGCCGTCTGGTTTACCGTGTTGCCATTGACGTCAACCAGCGTCACGGTGATGGTATTGAGCCCCTGCGGCAGGGCCTGCAGCGCGCTCGCGGGCAGCGTCACGCTCCAGCTGCCGTCGGCGCCGATAACGCCAGTGAAGGTGTTGCCGTTCAGCGTGACGGTAATGGTGAGGCCCGCGTTGGCGGCGTCCACCACGCCGGTCAGTACCTGGTTTTGCAACACTTCGCTGCTGTTTAACAGGTTGTCATCGGTGAGCGGATCGAGCGCGATTTCCGCCGGGTCCGGGGTTTCTCCGCCGCCGTTATCACCGCCGCCGTTGTCGCCCCCGCCATTGTCCCCACCGCCGTTATCGCCGCCGCCGCCGTTATTGTTATCGTCATTGCTGCCGTTGTCGCTGCTGTTGCTGGCGGCAATCGCCACGCCGGAGATGGCGCCGATTGCCGCGATGCCGCCCAGCGCCTGTAGCGTCGTCAGTCCTTCTGCGCCGACAAGCGCGCCGAGCGACGCGTCAGTCAGCGTGGGGGTAATCGCCTCGGCGACCGCCGGGCCGGGTTCTGAAGCGAACGGGAACAGCGCGTGATGTACGCCGTTGTCATCTTCGAAAATAAGTTCGCTGTGCTGGCCTTCCGCATCGAGATGGAAAAAGTTCTGGTAGCGTACCGTTGTCCCGTCTTTCATATGGACAATCAGGTCATTCCCATGCCGTTCGTAAAAATTAACCGTTTCAGGAGAAGCATTTATTCGCACAATGCTGGTCTGGGATAAATTGACCACCCGGTCTGCATTTTGTGAATAATGGGTAATCACATTTCCCGTATCCTGATTAAGAATATCGACGGTTGGCGAAAGATTATTTTGAACGGCCATTCTTCATTTCCTCTGACTGGGGAAGCACACAGCCCTGCATAAGCATCCAATAATGGACACTTATGGGTTACCCCTTACCAGACAGGGCGGCAGCGGGGAGGCGTATTTTCTCGAAACGAGTTGAAATACTTGTAAAAAAGCTAAAAAACAGCAACTTAACGTAAAGCGAAGCGGTTTATATGTACAAAACCTTAACAAAATGTATAAGCAACGCGCTGCGGTTTGGCAAAGAAATGATAAAAAAAAGAGGACTTGCATAATTAAAATTGTGGTCTACCCCGATTAATTTATTGCTAAATCAATGAAATTACAAAAACGCCACGAGCGTTATTAATGACAACCGCAATCATCAAAAATGAATTAATAAACGCATTCTTAAAGAATCGTAAAAATATATCCTATTTTTAATTACGCTTTATTTACCTGCGAAACCGAGGGATATTTGGCGTCGTAATATTCTGTGGAAATGGTATTTTGTGAAGCTCATCTCGTTTTTATGCAACTTCAGCGTCACCCAACCAAAAGCGCAAAAAAGCAGCAACCCGCAGACGAAACGATATGGACTGGTCACGCACGGGTAAACTCTGCTATACTTAGCGTCACACTCTTGGGGCTGATTCTGGATTCGACGGGATTCGCGAAACCCAAGGTGCATGCCGAGGGGCGGTTGGCCTCGTAAAAAGCCGCAAAAAAATAGTCGCAAACGACGAAAACTACGCTTTAGCAGCTTAATAACCTGCTTAGAGCCCTCTCTCCCTAGCCTCCGCTCTTAGGACGGGGATCAAGAGAGGTCAAACCCAAAAGAGATCGCGTGGATACCCTGCCTGGGGTTGAAGCGTTAAAACTAATCAGGCTAGTCTGGTAGTGGCGTGTCCGTCCGCAGCTGCCAGGCGAATGTAAAGACCGGACTAAGCATGTAGTACCGAGGATGTAGGAATTTCGGACGCGGGTTCAACTCCCGCCAGCTCCACCACTTTTTAGTTGTTTGAAGTACAATGAAGTCTACTAAGCCCGCACAGCACAAGCTCTGCGGGCTTTTTCATGTCTATTGTCGTCCAGTGAGAATTGCTGAGAACTATCACTTATGGCACCCTGAATGGGACCCACAACGAAGGGTCCAAAAACCGAGGGTCCCAAAATGGCAAAAATCGCTAAGAAGCTCACTGACACTGAAATCAAAAGCACCAAGCCAGCCGACAAAGAAATCAACTTGTTTGACGGTGATGGTTTGATCCTACGAATCGCCCCCCTCTCGAAAAGAGGGAAGAAGAATTGGTATTTCAGGTATGCAGTGCCGGTGACCAAAAAGCGAACTAAGGTGAGCTTAGGAACATATCCTCACCTTACACTGGCAAGAGCCAGAGCCTTACGAGATGAATACCTTTCCTTGCTTGCCAATGGCATTGATCCTGACCTGCTCCCCGTTGATTAACACACCGCGATGTTAGTAATGTCTTCATAAGCCACATGAGGACATCCCCATGAAGAAGCGTTTTTCCGACGAACAGATCATCAGTATTCTCCGCGAGGCCGAAGCCGGGGTTTCAGCCCGGGAACTCTGCCGTAAGCATGCTATTTCAGACGCTACCTTTTACACCTGGCGCAAGAAGTTTGGTGGCATGGAAGTTCCCGAAGTGAAGCGGCTCAAGTCGCTTGAAGAGGAGAACGCCCGCCTCAAGAAGCTGCTCGCTGAAGCCATGCTGGATAAGGAGGCGCTTCAGGTAGCTCTTGGCCGAAAGTTCTGACGACAGACCAGAAGCGGGAAGCCGTGGAAGTCATGTGTGAGGCCGCAAGTCTGTCGCAACGTCGTGCCTGCAGGCTGGCAGGTTTGTCCCTGTCGACCTGCCGTTACCCGGCTCAGCGTCCGGCTGCTGACGCGCAGCTGTCTCTACGCATCACAGAGCTGGCACTTGAGCGCCGCCGCTTTGGTTACCGGCGCATCTGGCAGCTACTGCGTCGGGAGGGCCTTCACGTCAACCACAAGCGGGTATACCGCATCTATCATCTCAACGGCCTGAGTGTAAAACGCAGGCGACGCCGCAAGGGACTGGCGACTGAGCGGCTTCCGCTTCTTCGCCCGGATGCGCCGAACCTGACATGGTCGATGGATTTTGTCATGGATGCACTTGCCAGCGGCCGCAGGATGAAGTGCCTGACCTGCGTGGATGATTTCACGAAGGAGTGTCTGACGATCACCACGGCATTCGGGATTACAGGCGTTCAGGTGACACGTATTCTGGACAGCATTGCGCTGTTTCGTGGCTATCCTGCAACGATAAGAACCGATCAGGGCCCGGAGTTCACCTGCCGCGCGCTCGATCAATGGGCCTTTGAACATGGTGTTGAGTTGCGCTTAATCCAGCCGGGCAAGCCAACGCAAAACGGATTTATTGAGAGTTTCAATGGCCGCTTTCGGGATGAATGCCTGAATGAGCACTGGTTCAGCGATATTCTACATGCCCGGGAAATAATTAATGACTGGCGGCAGGATTATAACGAGTGTCGACCACATTCATCGCTGAATTACCTCACGCCGGCTGAATTTGCAGCGGGCTGGCGAAACGGGAAATTTGAAGAAAAACCAACTGACATTACTAACTGAAGGTTGTATCTAATCCTGGGGGCAGGTCACCTTAACCACGCACCCTTTAAATGACGTCAGCCTTTTCCAGGGGCCGCCGGAAAAACACGGTGAACTGATGCCTGATAATGACAACCGCATAGTCTGGACGCTGAAAGACTATCAGGATTACGGAAAGAAAATGGGTTTACCGCTCTGGCTGGTGTGCCGTTATCAAAACACCCATAAAACCGTTGAATTTAAGGTGTCGGATAGCGCGAATGAATGTAAAGCCGGCCTGGCGGAGAATAGCACCCGGTTTTACGCGTTTTGTGAATAACCCTTTCCTGACCCGAACGGCGATGAATATAAACGTTCCCAGCGAACCCCATAAAAAAAGCGAGAGGGAATAACCCCGTCTCGCCTTTCAATAAACGCTTCGCTTTTCAGTACAGACGAAAAATTACTTCGCCAGCTCCTGCAACGTGCGCAGCTGCGCGACCGCCTCCTGCATCGCGTCCATCCCTTTGGCGACCACCTTCAGGCGCCCCAGGCTCTGGGCGACGTTTTCGCGCTCTTCGCTGGTCTGCTCGCTCATCGAGGCGATACGGTCCGCGGCTTCGATACTGCGGTCGGCCATAGTCTGGGTGGCGCTGACCGTTTCCGTGGTGACCTGACGAATACGCGCGATGGTCTCAACAGACTCGTTGATGCTGTGCGCGGTCGCCTCCGCCTGCTCGCGTGACAGATGCGCCAGACGGCGCACTTCGCCCGCTACCACGGCGAAACCGCGCCCGGATTCGCCCGCACGCGCCGCTTCCACCGCGGCATTAAGCGCCAGCAGGTTGGTCTGATCGGCGATAGAGCGGATCCCGCTGGTGATTTTGGTGATCCCGGCCGAGATGGTTTCCAGATCGTTCAACCCCTGCTCCAGCCTGTCCTGCGCTTCGCGGGTGTCGCGCGCGGCACTGCTCATGGAGCGAATATTGCCCTGCGCGATATCCAGCGTCTCGGTCTGCTGCGACGTCGCATGCTCCAGCAGCGGCAGCGTGGAGAGCAGCGGCGACAGCTCCTGCTGATAACTGATGACCTGCTCAATCACCTGCGACTGCATACGGTGCATCGCCTCCCAGCGGCGCAGCGTGCGCTGCGCGTAGTGTGCCGCGTAGGCCGCATACTCCACCGGGAACTGGCTCATCGCGTGGTTGGGCTTATCGAAGAACACCAGCGCGGAGAGCGTCTGGTTGATAGGCACCCCAAGAATTTCGCCAAAGCTTGAGAAGCCCGCCGCCGGGATCTTGCGGAAGAAATCGGCGCGCGGCAGCGTCGCCAGGTTGTTCATGCGGCGCAGTACGCAGTCGTTAAGCAGCATCCCGGACGGTTTACCGTAGCGACGCGTGAACGCCTGCCAGTCGTGCTCCGTGTGCGCGACAAAATCGGTCGCTTTCATCAGGTACAGCCTGTCGCCAAACTCCAGATCGCAGAAGAAGCGGATCTGTGAGGACTCAATCTGCGCCACGGAGCGAATAAAGAAATCATCGCCCACTTTGACCGCGAAGGTGTAACCCTCCAGCGCCTGCGCCAGCTGATCGGGTTTGCAGTTAAGCTGGCTTGCCAGATACGAGGTTATGGGCTGCTGATGATCTTTCGCGTCGAACAGCGACGTGACGGTGCGCGCGACCGGATCGGCCTGCGCCACCAGCCAGCTTTTGTCAGTCGGCTGGAAGTTCTGGCTTTTAAACGGCGCGAAGGATTTGCCCGGCGCCATTTCACACAGAATGACAATCGCGCGGCCGTCCATCATGCGGCCGTTGACGCTCATCCAGGTGCCGCTGAAATCAAGCTTGCCGCCCGCCGCCCCGCCGACAGCGAGACACGGGAAACGCCCGGATTTATACCAGGCCTGCATCAGGAAACCTTCGGAGGCGGCGAGCCCGTCGCAGTAGATCATCGCAAACGTGCGATCGGCGCTGAGCGGCATCTGCACGTCGAGCGCGCTAAGATCGCGCGAAATCGCCTGCACGCGCTGCGCGGCGCCCGGAATGCGGGTGTGCAGATCGACAGAATGCACTTCGTGGCGACCAATCAGCCCTTTGGGCAGCAGCAGCCAGCTCCCCTCGTCGCTTTCCAGCTCGCAATAGACTGTCGCTTTATCCTGCTGGCACAGCGTGCCGGTGGAAGAGAGCACCAGTACGGTGCGTTCCGGCGTGGCGAAGCGCTGCCAGACCTGACTGACAGCATGAAAATTCGCGTTGGGCGGTACAAATACCATCAAGATGCCCGGCTTATCCGGCACGCCCGCGTCTCGTAACGATGTGGGTAATTTCTGACAGCGATACACACCGCTACGGGGGCTTTGCGCCGAAAATGTCCGTCCTGGACCCGTTATTAATGTTGACAGGATCCCCATGGTGGCCTCTTTTTATCTCTATTTTTCAAATTATTCAGAGAAAAACGCCTCTCTGCCCCTCTGTTATCGGCAAAAGTTTCGATTAAAACAGTTTAATTACTAAAATATTGTTAAGCGTGAGTAAAACCGCACACTTTGTACGCAATTAAAATGCAACATAACGGTTAAAGCGTGAACAGATTCGCAAGGGCGGAAAGAGAGAGGCGAAACAGAGAAGACAAGGCAGAAAAAATGCATAAAAAACCCGCCGTAGCGGGTCAGTAAAAACGTGAGGGTTAGTTTTTGGTTTGCACCCAGAAGGCGTGGATCAGGCCCGGGAAATAACCGAGCAGCGTCAGGATGATGTTGAGGATAAACGCCCCGCCCAAACCTTTCCCGATCAGTACGCCAAGCGGCGGAAGAAGGATAGTAAAAACGACTCTCCAGAATCCCATAGTTACTCCTGTATTGTTTTTGCAGGTTTTGTAAGTGACTTATTTTTATTAAGTTTAGTCGCTGAACCGCAAAGCGCCACCTTACATACAGGACTTTACCTGGCCTAACGCGGCTATACAGACCGCGATCGCTCCCCCTTTTCCCGCAAAGCGCGGGCTTGCGGTTGTCGCTGAGCGCGATGGTGGGCTACTGTTACAGAAACCCGATGAATAAACAGGAGGTCATCATGTTTGCAGCAGGCGATATCGTGCAACCGCGTCTGGGCGGCCCGAAGCTTAAAGTCATTGAAGTGCATGGCGATCAGATTGTCGCGGTGCGCCCGGATGATGAACAGGGCGAAAAAGTCACGCTGAAAGCCGCCGATGTGGCGCTGTATAAAGAAGACGGCGATTTCGGGGTGTGTTGATTCAAAGGTCGTGCTCGTGGTGGGTGCGCTTCGCTTACCCACCCTACGATTTAGCGCTGGCGGATAAGCGAAGGCATCCGCCTTACATTTTATTAGCCGTACTTTCCCTGAATGCCTGCTCGCTGAGCCGGTGATAAAACCCCAGTACAGCGTTGAGCCACTGCTGAACCTCTTCCTCGCTCCATGCCGCGACCGGGCGCGCCTGCGGGGCGCTGAAAGGCGCGCGAAGCATATGCAGCTCACGCTGTAATGCGTTAGACAACGCGGCGGAAGGGATGACGATAAGCGATTCAAACCAGAAGCGCCGCACCTTTTTTCTCAAATCACCTTCCCGTGCGAGCGCCATGACGCCCCGTTCAACCTGATATAAAACATCGTTGATTGCGTCCATGATGATGACTGGTACCCGTTTAAAAAACCGGCGGGCATTATCCGGCTGCGCTGGCGCGGGTGGGCTGAAGAATGGTTAAAGCCGTTTTACGGCGGGCTAATCATATTCATCGCACCGATAAATAACGCCGGGCATACCTGAACGGCGTCCCTCAGACGCCTGTTAAAAATAGCATAAACGACTGCTTTTCCGGTTAATTCGCTATCTGAAACTCCAAAGACAGCTGTAAAACCACCCGGCGAAACATTCTCTGCCGCGTGCGGCGCGACACCATTGCCACCTAAGCAATAACCCATTGAAATAAAATGCGAAAATATCAGTCGCCGTTAAAAAATAGCGAAGCGCCGCACGTTTCTGAATTTACAGAGGATTTTATGGACAAAGCGGCGATAAATAAAAATTTATCGCTAATTGAAAGCAATAAGACAGCCATATACTCTATCATCAACGCGAAATGCCAGGCATATCGCCAGTACACCCCTTACCTTTCCCGATTTCCCTGTTGATGAGCCAGGAGCTTAACCCGATGTTTTCGCCGCATTCTCGCCTGCGTCACGCCGTAGCGGACACCTTTGCCATGGTAGTGTATTGCTCCGTCGTGGGGATGATGATTGAAATATTCGTCTCAGGAATGAGCTTCGAACAATCGCTCTCGTCACGCCTGGTGGCGATCCCGGTCAATATGGTGATCGCCTGGCCTTACGGGCTCTACCGCGACGCGGTAATGCGCTTCGCCGCGCGCATCGGTAAAGGCCGCCTGATTAAAAACGTCGCGGATGTGCTCGCCTATATCACCTTTCAGTCGCCGGTGTACGCCGCCATTCTGCTGTTCGTCGGCGCGGATATCCC
This DNA window, taken from Cronobacter universalis NCTC 9529, encodes the following:
- a CDS encoding IS3 family transposase (programmed frameshift), producing MKKRFSDEQIISILREAEAGVSARELCRKHAISDATFYTWRKKFGGMEVPEVKRLKSLEEENARLKKLLAEAMLDKEALQVALGRKFLTTDQKREAVEVMCEAASLSQRRACRLAGLSLSTCRYPAQRPAADAQLSLRITELALERRRFGYRRIWQLLRREGLHVNHKRVYRIYHLNGLSVKRRRRRKGLATERLPLLRPDAPNLTWSMDFVMDALASGRRMKCLTCVDDFTKECLTITTAFGITGVQVTRILDSIALFRGYPATIRTDQGPEFTCRALDQWAFEHGVELRLIQPGKPTQNGFIESFNGRFRDECLNEHWFSDILHAREIINDWRQDYNECRPHSSLNYLTPAEFAAGWRNGKFEEKPTDITN
- a CDS encoding methyl-accepting chemotaxis protein, with the translated sequence MYRCQKLPTSLRDAGVPDKPGILMVFVPPNANFHAVSQVWQRFATPERTVLVLSSTGTLCQQDKATVYCELESDEGSWLLLPKGLIGRHEVHSVDLHTRIPGAAQRVQAISRDLSALDVQMPLSADRTFAMIYCDGLAASEGFLMQAWYKSGRFPCLAVGGAAGGKLDFSGTWMSVNGRMMDGRAIVILCEMAPGKSFAPFKSQNFQPTDKSWLVAQADPVARTVTSLFDAKDHQQPITSYLASQLNCKPDQLAQALEGYTFAVKVGDDFFIRSVAQIESSQIRFFCDLEFGDRLYLMKATDFVAHTEHDWQAFTRRYGKPSGMLLNDCVLRRMNNLATLPRADFFRKIPAAGFSSFGEILGVPINQTLSALVFFDKPNHAMSQFPVEYAAYAAHYAQRTLRRWEAMHRMQSQVIEQVISYQQELSPLLSTLPLLEHATSQQTETLDIAQGNIRSMSSAARDTREAQDRLEQGLNDLETISAGITKITSGIRSIADQTNLLALNAAVEAARAGESGRGFAVVAGEVRRLAHLSREQAEATAHSINESVETIARIRQVTTETVSATQTMADRSIEAADRIASMSEQTSEERENVAQSLGRLKVVAKGMDAMQEAVAQLRTLQELAK
- a CDS encoding YqaE/Pmp3 family membrane protein; the encoded protein is MGFWRVVFTILLPPLGVLIGKGLGGAFILNIILTLLGYFPGLIHAFWVQTKN
- a CDS encoding L-alanine exporter AlaE → MFSPHSRLRHAVADTFAMVVYCSVVGMMIEIFVSGMSFEQSLSSRLVAIPVNMVIAWPYGLYRDAVMRFAARIGKGRLIKNVADVLAYITFQSPVYAAILLFVGADIPQIIAAVSSNIVVSMMMGAAYGYFLDYCRRLFRVSPAAPVSAQA